The Glycine soja cultivar W05 chromosome 15, ASM419377v2, whole genome shotgun sequence region TTTTGAAGAGCTTCAATCCTTAAACCTAACCATTCCATGGCCGCATTAGAATAAAAGAACAGTGCTGCGTCTGTGTCCACAAGTTTtaggtaattttaaaaaaatctgtcTGCCATATTAAATGCTCTTACAGTAACCAATCCAAGTGATGTCTCAGCTGCAAAATTCATGACAGGAGCTTTTGTGGTTCCATTAATCCTTATCAATTCCCTTGCTGAGGCTTGATAATATCCCTTTCAAGGAAGAtgattaaaagtttgttagttttaTGAACCAAGCAaggacaaaaaatagaaaaccaaGAAAAACTAGGAAGTGCGTAAACCTGAACATATTTTGATGCAACCATTCCTGGAACAGCAACAATGAGAACTTGCCATGTTACGTAAACCATTATACCaattatcatcaaaatttcAATTGGAACAAAAGCTACAAAAGTGATGGAAAAGGGTATATCAAAGTCCAAAATAGTTAAATCTGATGATGCCTgggagagagaaaaacattatCAAAATTTTGAACATGATTGAATACTAAATAGTAATGACGGGAAATTGTTTAGATTTTCTTTTCTAGAAGGAATGAAAAATCTTACGCGGGTTAAAATCCTTCCTAGAGGGGttgaatcaaagaacaacatAGGAGCATTGAAGATAGAAGTAGTGAAACTTAAAAAGAAGGCTGTAGAAGCTTTTAATCTGAGGTGTGCACCAATGCTAGTCCTTAGAAATGCAAATGTAGTACCACCAAATGAAATTAATGAGTAAACTCCAATCAAGGTGACACTACTTAATTTTGGAATTTCAATGGCTTGAACAAGCCAAAACGTTGATGCAGCCTGTAAAACAACAAAAGCAAATTGTCCCAATATGATCCAACACAGCATCATTGAACACCtggaaaatgaaatataatcCCAGATTGTCTTCCAGCCAACATCACcaatctctttttcttcttcttgtgtAAGCTGTACCAAGTTGACCCTTGTAAGAAATCTCCCCCTCACTTCGGTTTTTAATGAGATAAAAACCTTGAGACTCTTTTGTATGAgttttgtttcattattttgttcCAACTCTGTAATTGCTTCCTTATGAGCGCTCACAAGTTGTTCAAAGGCTGTCCCAGATGTCAAGAGATTCACATAATTACCTGCTTGAGTAACTTTTCCACCTTCCATTACCTAGAATTTGAGCCATAACACTTCatgttaattatatatgaatgtaATGTAATAGGCATCCAAGTGAGATACTTTACCAAGATTGTATCCACTTGTGAGAGAAACTCCACTTGATGAGTGACTAGAATGACTGTTTTCTCTCTTAGAGCCATCATTACAAAGTCCTGTACGTATGTAAATGCAAATGGTTCCATAAGCTTTTATGATTTGCGTCTTAGACAACCAGATGAACTCTTTAGCACGTAGGTTCTCAACCAAATTCTTGAATTTGTCCTCCCAAGATTGTAACTTAATGATTTTCATGCTATTCAGAATTTCTGAAGTTGATCTAAGACGCTCATCCTGTGAAATCATGAATTGTGCCATATAATGTTGTAGGATCTTAGCAAATGGTACATTGATAAGTCCACATATAAAAAGTGGGACTAAACCAGGAAGAGCACCAACACCAACAACACCAAAAAGGACACCAACAGAGAGAACAAGTTGTACTGCAGAAGTCCATGATATATGAAAACACCATGGAAATTCTCCCATACAATACGTGTCAACAACAATgtaattcacaatttcacatgtTGAGTGCCTTCTCCTTGCCGAGCTAGAAAGCTTTAGTTGTTTTTTATACACTGCCACCATCAGAGCTAATCTTATCTTTAATCCTGATCTCCTGGAATCAAAAAACCAATGTCTCTGGGACACAGAATCAACCACTCTGGAGAGAATAAGAAAGCCAACTATGGAAAGACCTTCTTTGAGATTTGTTTGCTTGGCATCCCTGCTATTTAAGTAGTTGACAAAAGCATAAAGTATTAAAGGAGAAACAATCATAGCTATGGTTCTAAGTAGTGCATAAAAAGCTATGAGTATGTTCTCGTTTAAGTGAGTTCTAACAACAGACCAGAGAACCAAGTTTTCATCATCGTCTATTGCAATATCTGGCTTTTATGGATTCTTACGTTGGAGATTAACTGGCTTTTATGGATTCTCTTAAAGAGAAAGGAGGAGAGAGTCCTAGAATCTTCTTCACTCTCTATCAAATGATACTACCCTCCCTTAGTGTATCTTTGGAGACTTCAATGACCTACCGACCAATGATGAGAAAATTGGTTTGGTGGACCACCCAAATTGGCTTTTCAATGGATTCAAGGATGCACTTTCAGATTGCAATTTACATGATGACCTTTCAATGGAGGGATGGAGGGATACCAATTCACTTTGGCAAAGAGATGAGGCAAGTGATGTTGTAGAAGAAAAGCTAGATTGAGGACTAGCAACACTTGACCGGATCAATCTTTTTCCAATTTAATTTAGGTATTTGTATTAGATGTGTCTTTAAcggtaatattttttcaaatttgccCTTAATACTAATGAAAATCTTATCTGATCTTCATAGAAGAGAAAGtgataattcaaaataacatttaattacagatttaagataattaatgcacttaagagaaataaaatgaagtcttataataaggtaaaaaaaaattattgactatGTCTTGTCTTGTAAACAGAGATGAGGGATACAAGATTCAACAAACTCAGACCTACATTCAATCTTGAGAGGCTGTAGCGTGGAGTTTTTCAAAGGCAAATGAGAGGTTTCTGTTCACAGAACCTCACAAGCTAGGTTATGAGCATTATTCATAAGAGGACTCGTATGGAAATAAAGCATGGTATGAATTTGTTGTTGCATCATATTAGACTGGTTGAAACAAGGCTTGCAGGTTGAACTTTCCTACCAAACTTTATGAGTATGGAAATAAGGTGGGAAAGTTATCAAAATggagtaattttatttgtaatttgttaCTACTTCTGATAACGAAATCATACAAAATGGACGACTTTAGTTTTTTCTACTGAAGTCGTAAAAAAGTGAAtgatttctgttttttttttttaatttttgtgtgaAGTCGTAAATTGCTTtaaagtctttttatttttttaaatatttatttgaagtcgTAAATCAATTAACGACTTCAATGaccacaattttttaaattaatttttaacgactttaaattagttttaatttttaatttctagcatTTTGGTTccaatgtttttaatatttttgttactaatattaacaaaaaaaaatattaacttaaatttatcaaataatattaaattctttttaaatatttttaattaattttatttgataaaattattttaatattaacaacagaaaataatttaataataaaagtagttgttaaaataaaaacaacataatacattaatatgaaatgaacaatacaaattaaacccaacataaaattgaaaagtaaaaataatattagtcgTCAACTTTTTTGTATGAACAATTAATACAATCATGTCCTCTAGTTCTACACCATGAGTATTTCttagatttatttaaaattgattcgtTCATCTCATTATGTATAAGATCAGTAACCTTTCCATTGTATCTCATCGCTTCGAATGATCATGCATAAAATATAGACCAATATATGtgtaatacatttttatttttatttaaatttaagtcttttgtttacactatttttctaatttaaaaagaaataacaatccttaacattagtaataaaaatataaaaaatattaaataaaataatataaaaagtataaaaaatatattaaataaaataatatacaaaaatatagaaaatattaaataaaaagtaatttaaagtagttgaaaattaattttttaagaaattaggaTGACTTTGAAGTCATTAATTGGTTTacgatttaaaataaatatttaaaaaaattaaaagaatttaaagtcataaaaatttaataaaaataaatatttacgactttacataataatttaataataataaaaaaaaaagaaatcgttcatttttttatgacatcagtaaaaaaaaaatggatcatATTAGAAAGGTAGAAACAAGACTTGTAGGTTGGACTTGGAAAACAACTTCCTGTAGAAAATTGGGTTCTTGCACCATCATGGCTGAGAAAATATGGGGTGCCTTAACAATCCTAGAACATGTCTGGCAGATAGGAAAAATGGTTgtatagattaaaattaattcattattagTTATGGATTTGTTGACTAACAGCTCCATGAAGCAATACTCTTATAATGGTCTCCTCAGACATGGTAAATCCCTTATGCAAAGGGACTGGAGGATTAAGCTATCACATATCCACAAAACGGGAATTTTATAACTCATTGGTTGGCTAAGTTGTCTCAGATTTAATGACTCTTTAGTTTATTAATCTTTCCCACCATTGGAATGTATGCATCTTGTATATATGGCAAGATTTTGTAGGAGTTTCAttccccaaaaaaaaaagtcatatatataagaaaaaaataacattttcttgattctaactataaaatatataagattactttattgttaaattttttttatctctaattaattgtgagatctattaataatatatatatatatatattctccatGAAAGTAGGCAATTGAACTATCAACAAATAAGCTATACACATTgattgaatttgaaaaaaaaaaattataacaaaataggAAGTGAAAATGGTGAATAGGGAGGTGGTGAAAGGCAAAGGTATGTGGAATACACCACCTAGGGGAAacataaaagttaattttgatGCATCAGTTAAGAAGAAAGGTGGTACCTGGATGTGGGCTATTTTTAGGTACTTTGAAGGAAATATTTAGGCCTCAGCTACGAGCTAGGATGAGCAGTGTTATACTCCACAAATTGCATAAGGTTTGGCGTTTAGGTGGTGTGTAAAACTTGTCATTAAACTAGGGTTACAAGGAAAATCTCTTTGAAACAAATTGTAAAGTCCTATCTGGAAAAAACGGTGGAGAGAAGTATTGTTCTTACCTTGCGGATATTGCACGAGAGAGTGCAGAAGCATGTTGGAAGATAGGCCTAACATTTCTTTGCTTTATGTAAAAGAGTGTTTTCTGGCTCTTCTGGTGttgtcaattaaaaattaatcattaaattaagaaaatcacttttattaatttaatgaattaaataattatttcttatacataaaaaaaatatgagaatgAAAGATTTGCTAAAGTCTCCcaactttaattcaaaaatgCATTTAGCATGTCATACCTATATATCTTGCAAACTCTATTTGTCAGTTGTcagaattataaattaatatttttataagttccAAATCcaactaattaaattatttcaatcaCCATACTTTGCAAACTCACAACAATACAGGGTCCTATAAATTCCTTCTACACGGTGCGCATTTTTTCTCAGACTCGAAAACCAAATCGAACAGCACTAGAAGAAGACGATGGAGAAAGAGGAGAGCACGGAACAGCGAAAGCAAGCGATGCTCGCCATTATGGAGCTCGCTAACATGATAAGCGTACCGATGGCGTTAAACGCCGTCGTTCGCCTCAACGTCGCCGACGCCCTCTGGCAAGGTGGCGCCAACGCCCCCCTCTCCGCCTCCGAGATCCTCCCCCGCATCCTCCCCGGCGCCGACGGCGCCGACGCCGAGAACCTCCAGCGGCTCCTCCGTATGCTTGCCAGCTACGGCGTCTTCCGCGAGCACCTCGCCGCCGGCGAACGGAACTACTCCCTCACTGAGGTTGGCAAAACGCTCGTCACCGATGAACAAGGCTTGTCATACGCACATTACGTGCTCCAACACCACCaggttagtttttaatttttaaataattggtATTTAATAGTGTTTATTCtgtataataactaaaatttaaaataaataaataaatatttttaaacataaaaataatattttaaatatatgaaaataacttatattgtgatgtaatttttttttaagtacagatgattttttttagaaaatgtttaaatttaatttaaaaataaaaatatcaattaaaacattaaagttgataatataaattcacaactaataatttaataacataATTACACAAGTCCATGAATAAGTTTTGAAATGGAAACATAAATAACATCAACATAGTAACATCCATAATTTAGATCCAAGGAGtcaatatttgattaatttaagtAATTCTTCTCCATCAAAAAAATGACTCTTTACCAATATTGTTTTCATTTGGATTAACATCTTTCATGGTGTTTTCTGGTGGTTGTGacacatcatcatcttcttcatccaaatttaatttatctatgATAACATCATTATAGATTCAAATTAGCAATTAACATAAGTACATAAGTGGTATCTAATAAATACTAATGTTATTAAGAAACATACCAACATCATTGAAGTTGATTGGATGAACATGTTTGCTAGATCATTACATAAAACCTCCACCTCTTCACAAGTTAAGAATGGTGGTGACTCCTTCAACGCTGAATTAGAATGGTTATCAAGGGTTCCCAAATTGATTGGGTCATAATTTTGTGTTAATTTCTAAATTCATCAAAATACTCATATAtcaacaatagaaaaaatttCAAGCAAAATAGgtaaaacaatcaaagaataatcaaTATAATGATACCATATGAGAATTTCAAGATTTCTATACAAGTGGATCTTCCCCAAATTCAATTCCCTCAAATCCTATATgcaaaagcaaaaacaaattgTGTGGGTAAAGGAGAACTCACCAAAACGACTTGCAGTGCAGCGGTGGTTGAGTCGAGCGGCgtgaagatgaagagaaggGTCAAGACTGGAGCGTAAAGATGAGCCATTGAGGTTTTATGATTGATTCAAAACGACGTCGTTTTCGAgcgtgataatttttttttaacatgtacAACCTTATTTGGATTTTAAAAACGGACTAGGTCACCGGGTTTTCTCAAAACTAGGTAGGTGATCCCAGGCCACATGCATAAATCGTCTAATAGTAAAACCGACCGGTTAGACTCATTGGGCCAAATTGAGTTTTACACCACTAGAAtaaagattttatatttatgaaaagtgaaaatttaataaatatgtaacTTTATCATAAATCATGTGAGGTGACAtaattagtaaataattttgCTTCTCAAGTATCCAGAAGTTTGATTCCTTAACTTGTAtgcataaaaatgtttttttttggataaattagTATCTTAAAtgaatcttaataaaaaaatattttttaatttttgactaaaaataacttgaattaaactaaaaaaatttgtaaaacattATCACATCATGATCAAGTTGCATTGATATAATAGTCATGACAATTCGTATGAGTTTCTAAGATCACTTGGTAGTTGTAACATGGAAGATAAGGAATGTTTACTGAGTGAATTAACGGTAAAAGTGTGTAGTAAACGGTAAAGGTGTCAtcttaagaaaaataacaactcCACAAGCAATTGAGAAATTGCATTACAGTATGATATATATTATCTTACCTATCTTTATTGAGGTCatcttatagtatttttttaaaaaaaattaaaatatatgtatatatatatatatatatatattttttttttttttatttttttttctaaaaaaacagatataatttacttttttttaaaaaaaatggcacagatgaattttaaaatagtatcTTACAGGATGCGTTGATGCGAGCGTGGCCATTGGTGCACGAGGCAGTAGTGGACCCTACAAAGGAGCCCTTCGAGATGGCCAATGGAGAGCCAGCATATGGGTACTATCTGAAGCAGCCAGAGATGAATGACCTAATGGTGAGGGCTATGTCAGGGGTGTCAGTGCCCTTCATGAGGGCCATGCTAGAGGGCTATGATGGCTTCCAAGGTGTGGAGAAGCTTGTGGATGTGGGTGGTAGTGGTGGAGATTGCCTTCGTATGATCTTGCAAAAACACCCCACCATCAAAGAAGGGATCAACTTTGACCTACCTGAAGTTGTGGCCAAAGCCCCTCAAATCCCATGTGAGCCTCTGTTAtgttttggtttatatgatCTTTGGTGAGATTTGGTTGTGGGGGTCACATGTGATGAATTATTATGTGATTTGTAGGTGTAACCCATGTTGGCGGTGACATGTTCAAGTCTATTCCCCAAGGAGATGCTATCTTCATGAAGGTCAGTCATTACTCCAAAATACTCTCTTCTTTACGACATATTATAAGATATATAGTTTTGAATCATTTTGCATTTATAATCTTTAGTCAATTTTTATGTAATATGTATAGCTGTTGCTTCTACCTCTTCAAGTTAttttcaaaaacacatgtactcatgtatttaatttacaagaaaaaattgataatacCCATGTcatgagaaaattaatttaagatatgaTGATCTTcatcatgtaataatttttaaagtccTACCACTTTAAAGTATAGTAAACTTAGAAGAAAATAATCCTgagactttaaagtcataaatttttaaaaaaattataactttaaagttgtaaattaaaaaaaaaaattataaaatattttacgacttcaattaaaagtaaaaatggtAACATCCTTTAACTTACCCATCGGATGATTAATTTGAAATCAACCCAAATGGTAAATAACAAAAAGTTTACCCCATATGTCCCATTTTACATCAAGTCTCTctgtatcttttaattttatggaATTTGTGGAgagcaatattatttttttctagataCTAAAGTCATAAGAAACTTGACGCAATCAATACTCGACACATATAactgataataactttttagtaTTCATCTTCACCATCGTTCCCTCTCAAATCACACTGCCTTCCCTGCACGGAGTTGGAAAACATAAAATTGCTTTgctgaattaattttttattgggtcagtttgttaaaagaatgtggttttaatataaaataatttagtaattatttttttagaaaaagaagaatcattaaaaaaactaattttatgagAAATTGTTTAAAATGGATTATGATTTTAAGAAGACTTtaaattcttttcaaattttattatttttttttaaaaaaataaaataaacacgaatttttttaattttttttaaaaaaggtaatTTTCTTCTGAAAAATATTGTAACATACTAATCAACAGAGCTATTTATTATAAACATGTTTTATAGTATAACTTATAGGGATCAACCTAGG contains the following coding sequences:
- the LOC114387576 gene encoding caffeic acid 3-O-methyltransferase-like; the protein is MEKEESTEQRKQAMLAIMELANMISVPMALNAVVRLNVADALWQGGANAPLSASEILPRILPGADGADAENLQRLLRMLASYGVFREHLAAGERNYSLTEVGKTLVTDEQGLSYAHYVLQHHQDALMRAWPLVHEAVVDPTKEPFEMANGEPAYGYYLKQPEMNDLMVRAMSGVSVPFMRAMLEGYDGFQGVEKLVDVGGSGGDCLRMILQKHPTIKEGINFDLPEVVAKAPQIPCVTHVGGDMFKSIPQGDAIFMKWVLTTWTDEECKHIMQSCHKALPEGGKLIACEPVLPEHSDESHRTRALLEGDIFVMTIYRAKGKHRTEEQFRQLAIDAGFPRFRAFHVDHFYTVLEFQK